One segment of Rhodanobacter thiooxydans DNA contains the following:
- a CDS encoding DUF1501 domain-containing protein, translated as MNRREFLLAAGAFAAASTLPFSGRLFAAPANTPRFLLVFLRGGYDCNNLLVPCSSDFYYASRPTLAIARPDPGNPDSAIALDADWGLNPVVRETLYPLWQKKQLAFVPFAGTSDLSRSHFETQDHIERGEPESMGNYRSGFLARLSGLLSGTSAIAFTNNLPLSFQGAQRDIPNISLKADPKAHFDKRQAAILSGMYKDTPLAAATTDGLALPNTVSADLRNEMVQAGRGAPGARNFAAETRRIATLMREQYRLGFVDVGGWDTHVNQGSVSGGLANNLRNLGEGLAAYAEALGDAWNDTTVVVLSEFGRTFRENGDKGTDHGHGTVHWVLGGKVNGGRLAGEQIAVNQQNLLQNRDYQVLNDYRDVLGGLFGRIWGLTGSELQAVFPQAQPRDLQLV; from the coding sequence ATGAACCGTCGCGAATTCCTGCTCGCTGCCGGCGCCTTCGCCGCCGCTTCCACCTTGCCGTTCTCCGGCCGGCTGTTTGCCGCACCGGCGAATACGCCGCGCTTCCTGCTGGTCTTCCTGCGCGGCGGCTACGACTGCAACAACCTGCTGGTGCCCTGCAGCAGCGACTTCTACTACGCATCGCGCCCCACCCTCGCCATCGCCAGGCCCGATCCCGGCAACCCCGACAGCGCCATCGCGCTGGATGCGGACTGGGGCCTCAACCCGGTGGTGCGCGAAACGCTGTATCCGCTGTGGCAGAAAAAGCAGCTGGCGTTCGTCCCGTTCGCCGGCACCAGCGACCTCAGCCGCAGCCACTTCGAAACGCAGGATCACATCGAGCGCGGCGAACCCGAGTCCATGGGCAACTATCGTTCCGGCTTCCTCGCGCGGCTGTCCGGCCTGCTCAGCGGAACCTCGGCGATCGCGTTCACCAACAACTTGCCGCTGAGCTTCCAGGGCGCGCAACGCGACATCCCCAACATCTCGCTGAAGGCCGATCCCAAGGCGCATTTCGACAAACGACAGGCGGCCATCCTGTCCGGCATGTACAAGGACACGCCGCTGGCCGCGGCCACCACCGATGGCCTGGCCCTGCCGAATACCGTGTCGGCGGACCTGCGCAACGAGATGGTGCAGGCCGGCCGTGGTGCGCCCGGCGCCCGCAACTTCGCCGCCGAGACGCGGCGTATCGCCACCCTGATGCGCGAGCAGTACCGGCTCGGCTTCGTCGACGTGGGCGGCTGGGATACCCATGTCAACCAGGGCAGCGTCAGCGGCGGCCTCGCCAACAACTTGCGCAACCTCGGCGAAGGCCTGGCCGCCTATGCCGAGGCACTGGGCGACGCCTGGAACGACACCACCGTGGTGGTGCTCTCCGAGTTCGGCCGCACCTTCCGCGAGAATGGCGACAAGGGCACCGATCATGGCCACGGCACCGTGCACTGGGTGCTCGGCGGCAAGGTCAACGGCGGACGCCTCGCCGGCGAGCAGATCGCCGTCAACCAGCAGAACCTGCTGCAGAACCGCGATTATCAGGTGCTCAACGACTACCGCGACGTGCTGGGCGGTTTGTTCGGGCGCATCTGGGGGTTGACCGGCAGCGAGTTGCAGGCGGTATTCCCGCA